The genomic segment TTTGCCGGGCATGGAACTGAGTTCCACGCATGAAGGCTCGGATGTCCATATCCTGGGTTATGGCGCGGATTTCAAATCGCCCCTTTTGGCGGAAATGATTGATATGTATCTAATTGGCAGGCGCGAACGTGCCGTCAGGATGATTGAAAAACTGGGTGATCTAGGCATGGAACTGAGCCTGGAAGAGGTTGTCGCGGTTTCCGGAAGCCGGGAATTGATTGTGCGCCCCCATATCGCGCAGGTGATGATGGCGAAAGGCTATGTTTCCTCCAAAAACGAGGCCTTCGACAAATACATCGGCAACGACTGCCCAGCCTTTCATCCCAAGCCGGAATTCTCTGTGCCAGAAGCGCTTGACGCCATCCATGAAGCCGGTGGTTTTGCCATTATCGCCCATCCGGGCAAGTTGGAAAAAGAGGACTATATCCATGAATTTGTGGATATGGGAATCGACGGACTGGAAGTTTGGCATCCAGATCACTATCAATATCAGGTGAAAGATTACATCGAAATCTGCCAGAATAACGGACTTTACATGACCGCGGGAAGCGATTTTCATGGCGATCAAGACAGGCACAATGTGTTTGACGCCGTTCCCGCCAATGAGGTGATTTTGGAAAGCGTGAACCAGCTTTGGAGAGAATATCAGTGCCGCGTAAATTGAACATCGAAACCGTGCGCGGGAGAATGCCTGTACGCTACAGGGTTCCCGTTGTATCCAGAGTTTTGGGCATCAGCGCCCACCTCTTGATTTCCGGATATTTTATCTGGTTGCTTTTCACAAAAATCACTCAGGAATCGCCGTTTATGCTGAAAATTCTGCCCATTTTGGCGCTTTTTGTGTCTCTGGACGCGCTGTTGCGCCATTTCAGCAGCCTGAATTCCGTTGTTTTCACCCCAGAATGTGTCTGGTTCCGATATTTACTTCTGCCTTCCAGAGCGGTGGAATATGAAAACATCAAAACCATGGAACTGCGCAAGGTGATAACTTATTATATGTTTTTAACTTACACGGATCAGCGAGGGAAGGTTAGGGTCCTGAAAAATCCCGCCTCTTTCCCGAAAATGATTGAAATAATGTATAACATCTTTGATCTCGCGCCCCAGGTGCAGCTCGACCCTGAACTACAGAAAATGATGAACACCGTCCACCGCTTAAAAAACTCTCAGGAAGAAGAAACACAATGACTTACGATTTTGATAGCATTATCTGCCGCAAAGGAAGCGGCTGTTTTAAACACGATGGCATGAAAAGCGTTTACGGCAGGGAAGGTCTTCTGCCGCTGTGGGTTGCGGATATGGAATTTGCCGTGGCGCCCCAGATTATCGAAGCCATGCAAAAACGACTTGACCACCACGTTTTTGGCTATAATTTCCGGTTTCCGGAGTATTATGAAGCGGTTGCGGATTGGGCAGCGTCCCAATATGGCTATCGCCCTGAACTGGACTGGATTTTGGATAGCCCGGGAGTGATGCCGGCAGTGAGTTTGGCAGTTTCCGTTTTCACTGAACCTGGAGATGGAATTCTGATTCAAACCCCTGTGTATGAACCATTTTTCAAAGCCGCGCGCGACCAAGCCAGAACCTTGCTCACCAATCCGCTGAACTTGGTGGATGGTCGCTATGAAATTGATTTTGAGGATTTTGAAGCCAAGTTGAAACAAGCCCGGGTTTTCATTCTTTGCAGTCCTCACAACCCGGTGGGCAGATTGTGGAGCCCGGAAGAATTGCGCAAAATGGGAACGCTTTGCAAGCAGCATGGTGTTTTGGTCATCAGCGACGAAATCCATGCCGACCTGGTTTATAACGGTGCCAAAGCGTTGTCCATTGCCTCTTTGGAGGATTTCGCGGATTTCACAATTTGCTGTTTTTCCACAGCTAAATCCTTTAACCTGGCGGGGCTTTCCACCGCCGCTGTCATCGTGAAAAATCCCCGCTTGCGGGTGAAGTTGCAGGTGGCGCTCAGAAATCTGCATCTCTTTATGGGAAACAGTTTTGGCATCAGCGCTGTGATTGCGGCTTACCGCGAAGCTCAGGATTGGCTGGAGGCGGCATTGGAATATTTGGATGAAAACCGCCGTTTTTTGCAGGATGCTTTTGCCAGTGAACTGCCCCAACTGAAATTTATCCATCCTGAAGCCACCTATCTGGCCTGGGTCGA from the Candidatus Cloacimonadota bacterium genome contains:
- a CDS encoding pyridoxal phosphate-dependent aminotransferase; protein product: MTYDFDSIICRKGSGCFKHDGMKSVYGREGLLPLWVADMEFAVAPQIIEAMQKRLDHHVFGYNFRFPEYYEAVADWAASQYGYRPELDWILDSPGVMPAVSLAVSVFTEPGDGILIQTPVYEPFFKAARDQARTLLTNPLNLVDGRYEIDFEDFEAKLKQARVFILCSPHNPVGRLWSPEELRKMGTLCKQHGVLVISDEIHADLVYNGAKALSIASLEDFADFTICCFSTAKSFNLAGLSTAAVIVKNPRLRVKLQVALRNLHLFMGNSFGISAVIAAYREAQDWLEAALEYLDENRRFLQDAFASELPQLKFIHPEATYLAWVDFRELGLDDAQVRDFLIEKTGIAMVPGTNFGTDGSGFQRLNFACPRSILEEAVQRLKTGLREL
- a CDS encoding PHP domain-containing protein; translated protein: MIVKKIDPIRRINLHLHTNVSDGFLSPSQVVERARERNLDLISLTDHDTGDAYQHLPQELGNLKILPGMELSSTHEGSDVHILGYGADFKSPLLAEMIDMYLIGRRERAVRMIEKLGDLGMELSLEEVVAVSGSRELIVRPHIAQVMMAKGYVSSKNEAFDKYIGNDCPAFHPKPEFSVPEALDAIHEAGGFAIIAHPGKLEKEDYIHEFVDMGIDGLEVWHPDHYQYQVKDYIEICQNNGLYMTAGSDFHGDQDRHNVFDAVPANEVILESVNQLWREYQCRVN